Genomic window (Hydrogenimonas cancrithermarum):
CGACTGAAGCGGTCGAAAAACCACATGAACGCGAACAGAAGCCCGGGCGTCTTGACGATCGTTTCATCGAACATGAAACGCCGGGCCTCGCTCAACGGCAGCTCGATCACTTCGATCTGCTCCATCTCGATGCCGCCTCCATCACCCCTCTTCATCGTTTCGTCCACTTCGGCAAAGTAGAGCGTCTGTTTCGATCCGGCAAAGCCGACCGATGTGTAAAATGCCGTCACCTTTTCGATCGATTCGAGCGGGACGTCGTAACCACACTCCTCCTCAATCTCCTCCTTTGCAATCTGCAGCAGCGAACTCTCTTTGTCGACGATTCCGGCACAGAGTTCATAGGTGTGGCCATCGCCATTTTGCAGATAGACCGCCGGTCTAAACTGCTTGACGAGAATGAAAGCATCTTTCGTTTTATGATAGATCAAAATCGCGACACTGTCATGGGCGCGAATCACCTCCCAGCACTTTTCGACCCCCTCTTGCGTGTAACGCACCAGTGCCGGTCTTACGAAATGTGACTCCTCCAACGGTTCGATACGGAAATTTTCGATCATCCGCCGACACTCGCATTTTCATCGATACAGTAGTCGGTTTTGGAAAGATCGTCCAGCCGTACCGGGCACGCTTTCGTTTCGACCGCTTTTTGCAGCTTCTCTTTCATGATCTTCGCATAATGCAGGAACTCTTTTCTCGTCTTGCCGTAAATCGTCTTTTTGGTCACTTTGATCACGCCCAACGGGTTGATTGGACGGCCGTTTTTGTAAAGACCGAAGTGCAGATGGGGTCCGGTACTCATACCGGTCGAGCCGATATAGCCGATCACTTGGCCCTTTTTGACATATTTGCCGCGCCGCATACCGCGACGAAACTTGTGCATATGGGCATAGAGTGTCATGAAGCCATCTCTGTGGCGGATCTTGATGACGTTGCCATAGCCACCGAGCCGCCCCGCAAAGATAATGCGTCCATCCGCCGCCGCATAGATCGGCGTTCCTGTCCTGCCGCCGAAATCGACTCCGAGGTGGGCACGGTAGCGATGCAAAACCGGATGCCAGCGCCTGAGCGTGAAACGGGAAGTGATTCGAACGTGGTTGACCGGCTTTCTAAAAAGAAACCCCTCGACTTCACGCCCTTTTTCGTCGTAATAACGCTCTTTGAAACGGAAAAGGTAGGTCGGCTTTTTACGCTTTTCGATCATCGCCGCTTCGATCGTCGGAAGCCCGTAAGGGTGCCCAAGCCGCAGTTTCTCCTTGTAGACCACCGCGACCATATCCCCTTTACGAAGCCGTGTGAAATCGAAACTGTTTTTGAACGCATCGACGAAAGCGTACGCCAGAAGCCTGTTGTTCGTGGCTTTGATGATATCCTGGTAGGGAGAGCGTTCGATCGGAAGAGCGAAGATATCGGTAATCTCTTCATATGCAACGGGGATCATTTCGAATCGGTAGCCGTCGCCGTCGCGTACAAGATGAATCTGAAGCTCTTCGTTGATTGGAATCAACACCTGCTCGATCGTCGAACCGTTGTCGTCGGTCATCGTATAGTAGGTGACGCCTGCACGGATCTCCTCGCAAAGCTCCTTGTCCTCTTTGTCGAGGTTCCAGTAGATCGACTGTGGCATGCCGTGATGCTCGAGGAAGTGCAGAAAGCTTTCCCCCTGCGGCCACGGCGCCTTCTGGACAATGGAAGCCTGCAGAAACGAGGCCAAAAAAAAGATAAGAAATAAAAATGTTCTCATTGAGATTGCAATCGCTTAATTCAAAATAGCTTGTATTTTACTCGAAAGCGCGTTAAAGAGGCTTTAAAAGTTGGTTTGAGTATAATCAACCCAACTTCTACAACCAAGGATTTCGATTCCATGATACGCCTTTTTCTCTCTTTTCTCCTCTTCGTTCTAACGCTCGGTGCCGCGGAGGGTCCACGTAGTGTGACGGCGACTCTGCAAAATGTCGACAAAGAATATGCCACGATCGACATCGGAAACCTTCCAATCGGTGCAAGCGGAATCGTCATCCACCGCTATAACGATAGCCATCGCGCTATCGTCGCATCGGCTGCGATCACCGCCAGTGACGCAAGCGGTACGAAGATCCATTTGCTCCCCTATCACGGTCTCGTGCAACCCAAGCTTCCGACGATCAAAACGAAACCGCAAAACGGCGATACGGTCATTCTCGGATATCTTTACGACCGTGTCCTGCCGATCGTCCCCAATCAAAAATCGTTGGAAAAAGCGAAAGCCGAATTTCCCCATTTGACACTCGTTCACCCCGACCTTTTCGCCGCCGAACTCTCCAAAGTCAAAGAGCCGCTACCCCGCAAGCGCCATTTTCGGCGCATGTGTGAAAAGATGCATCTGGGCCTGGTGATGTTCATGTTCCAAGACGGCACCGACTTCATCGATTGCATCAGCTGGAAAAAGGTTGGCCATGCCGATGTCGCATCGGTCGACGAAAAAGAGTTCAAAGCTCCTTTCTTCCACCGTTTCGAATCGATTCCGAGCGCCTTTTTCGACTGGAGCGACTACACGATGAACGATTTCGACAGATACTACAAAAAAGTGGAGAAGAAGTGATGATAGATGCCAAACATATCGAAGCGCTGAAAACTTTTGTCGGAAATGAAAACGTCTACCACGACAAAGCCCACATGATCGCCTACTCCTACGATGCGACCCGGGAGCGATACGAACCCGATGCCGTCGTCTTTCCACGCGACGAAGCGGATGTGAGTGCCATACTCAGATACTGCAACGAACACAGGATTTCCATCGTCCCGCGCGGTGCGGGAAGCGGCTTCACCGGCGGTGCACTTCCAGCCAAGGGCGGCATTGTCCTGGCACTCGAGAAACATATGAACAAGATTCTCGAAATCGACATGGACAACATGGTCGCCGTCGTACAGCCCGGCGTCATCAACATGGACCTGCAAAAAGCGGTCGAAGCGAAGGGGCTCTTCTATCCGCCCGATCCGGCGAGTCAGGAGTACTCTACGATCGGCGGCAACGTCAGCGAAAACGCAGGCGGTATGCGGGCGGCAAAATACGGAATCACCAAAGACTATGTCATGGCGATCCGTGCCGTACGTCCGGGCGGCGACATCATCCGCGCCGGTAAAAAGACGATCAAAGATGTCGCCGGCTACAACATCGCCGGCATCCTGATCGCCAGCGAAGGGACGCTCGCCGTCATCACCGAAATCACCCTCAAACTGATCGCCAAACCGAAGCTCAAAAAGACGGCGATGGGCATCTTCCCGAGCGTCGAACGGGCGATGGAGGCGGTCTACAAAACGATGGCCAGTGGCGTCACGCCGGTGGCGATGGAGTTTCTCGACAACCTGACGATCCGTGCCGTCGAAGAGAAGTTCCACAAAGGGCTTCCGACTGAAGCGGGGGCGATCCTCATCACCGATGTCGACGGCAATCTGCCCGAAGAGATCGACTACCAGATGGAGGTGATCGAACGGGTCTTTATGGAAAACGGCTGCATGGAGTTCAAAAAGGCACGCAACGAAGAGGAGTCGGCCGACCTCTGGTTCGCCCGCCGAAACGCCAGCCAGTCGATCACGATCTACGGCAGCAAAAAGATCAACGAAGATATCACGGTTCCACGTTCTGTACTGCCGGAACTTCTGCGCCGCATCGACGACGTTGCACTCAGATACAAGGTCAAAGTCCCCTGCTTCGGCCATACCGGTGACGGCAACGTCCACACCAACGTCATGGTCGACGGCAGCGATCCGAAGCAACTCGAAATCGGCCACAAGGCGATCGAAGAGATCTTCCGCATCACCGTCGAGCTGGGCGGCACCCTCAGCGGAGAACACGGCATCGGCCTCTCCAAAGCACCTTTCATGCATCTCGCCTTCACCGAAGAGGAGATGAACCTTTTTCGGGACATCAAACGTGCCTTCGATCCAAACAATATCCTCAACCCCGGTAAAATGGCGCTTTGACGATTCCAGGAGAGGATGCATCCTCTCCAACTATGCTAAAAT
Coding sequences:
- a CDS encoding FAD-linked oxidase C-terminal domain-containing protein, producing MIDAKHIEALKTFVGNENVYHDKAHMIAYSYDATRERYEPDAVVFPRDEADVSAILRYCNEHRISIVPRGAGSGFTGGALPAKGGIVLALEKHMNKILEIDMDNMVAVVQPGVINMDLQKAVEAKGLFYPPDPASQEYSTIGGNVSENAGGMRAAKYGITKDYVMAIRAVRPGGDIIRAGKKTIKDVAGYNIAGILIASEGTLAVITEITLKLIAKPKLKKTAMGIFPSVERAMEAVYKTMASGVTPVAMEFLDNLTIRAVEEKFHKGLPTEAGAILITDVDGNLPEEIDYQMEVIERVFMENGCMEFKKARNEEESADLWFARRNASQSITIYGSKKINEDITVPRSVLPELLRRIDDVALRYKVKVPCFGHTGDGNVHTNVMVDGSDPKQLEIGHKAIEEIFRITVELGGTLSGEHGIGLSKAPFMHLAFTEEEMNLFRDIKRAFDPNNILNPGKMAL
- a CDS encoding plasminogen-binding N-terminal domain-containing protein, with the translated sequence MIRLFLSFLLFVLTLGAAEGPRSVTATLQNVDKEYATIDIGNLPIGASGIVIHRYNDSHRAIVASAAITASDASGTKIHLLPYHGLVQPKLPTIKTKPQNGDTVILGYLYDRVLPIVPNQKSLEKAKAEFPHLTLVHPDLFAAELSKVKEPLPRKRHFRRMCEKMHLGLVMFMFQDGTDFIDCISWKKVGHADVASVDEKEFKAPFFHRFESIPSAFFDWSDYTMNDFDRYYKKVEKK
- a CDS encoding peptidoglycan DD-metalloendopeptidase family protein, whose amino-acid sequence is MRTFLFLIFFLASFLQASIVQKAPWPQGESFLHFLEHHGMPQSIYWNLDKEDKELCEEIRAGVTYYTMTDDNGSTIEQVLIPINEELQIHLVRDGDGYRFEMIPVAYEEITDIFALPIERSPYQDIIKATNNRLLAYAFVDAFKNSFDFTRLRKGDMVAVVYKEKLRLGHPYGLPTIEAAMIEKRKKPTYLFRFKERYYDEKGREVEGFLFRKPVNHVRITSRFTLRRWHPVLHRYRAHLGVDFGGRTGTPIYAAADGRIIFAGRLGGYGNVIKIRHRDGFMTLYAHMHKFRRGMRRGKYVKKGQVIGYIGSTGMSTGPHLHFGLYKNGRPINPLGVIKVTKKTIYGKTRKEFLHYAKIMKEKLQKAVETKACPVRLDDLSKTDYCIDENASVGG
- a CDS encoding NUDIX domain-containing protein; translated protein: MIENFRIEPLEESHFVRPALVRYTQEGVEKCWEVIRAHDSVAILIYHKTKDAFILVKQFRPAVYLQNGDGHTYELCAGIVDKESSLLQIAKEEIEEECGYDVPLESIEKVTAFYTSVGFAGSKQTLYFAEVDETMKRGDGGGIEMEQIEVIELPLSEARRFMFDETIVKTPGLLFAFMWFFDRFSR